TGCTGGGCCAGTAGGTCTGCGAGGGTTTCAGTGGTGGAGCCCGCATCCAGGAGAATGCTTCCCGTGGTGAGCTGGGGGATCAGGGCGAGTGCTGCGTTGGCGATGCGGAGCTTTTCCTCCGGACGCTGTACGGCACGCTCGAGGATGCTCTCCTCGCGGGTGCTGAGGCGGTCCGAAGGGACGGCGCCGCCGTGAACGCGCCTGAGATTGCCGGCGACCTCCAGGGCCGCGAGGTCGCGGCGGATTGTCTCAGTGGTAATGCTGAAACGGTCGGCGAGGTCTGTGACACTCACCCGTCCGCGCTCTGCGACGAGTGCGGAGATCAGATGCTGGCGCTCTTCGGCGAACACTTACCCTCCATTGGTCAAGCTGCTTAGCAGTGCAGCCACATCAGTGACTGCTGTCACAACGATGTGGAATTGCTTGACTCTATCTTTGTTTATGTTGGTAAGTCAATAGAAATCAACATAAACAAAGATTTAGGCAGGGAAGATCTGGGCGAAGATCCGGAGGAGCGCGGCGGTCCGGGGCACGAAAAAGGCATGCCGCGCTCCCTGTAGCGCGGCATGCCCTCATTCGGATCCCGACTGGGGGAGTAGCGGGACCCTGTTCATGGGAGTAAGCAGGCGGTGCCTGATGTGCTGGTGGGCAGGCCTACGGCAAACGCCCTGGTTCACCCGGCGTTGGGCGTCCTGGCGTGGGCTCTGCTACGGGTGGTGGTCCCGGCTCCGGCAATGGAACCGGCTCGGGCATGGGACCCGTTTCGCGGGTGGGGTCAGGGTGCGCGGGGTACGAGGGATTCGGTGGCGAACCGCTCATGATCAGGCGCTCCGCCGGTGAGTGGCGTGCTGTGGCCGGAGTCGTCCGGGATCGCCGGAGGGGTATCTGCTCGAGTTCCACCCAGAGCCCGGATAGTCGATGGGAAGATTGTCCGGATCCGGCGGATCAGGGAGGCTGCGCTTACCGGCCTGGCCGGGCTTGCTGCCCGTGGTTTGAGGCTCATTTCGTTGTGATTCTGCGTGCATGCTGTCCCTCTCGGTAGCTCCGGAAATTTTGGTGTAGCTCCTCATGGCCAACCGGCCTCAGTCAGGCATCTCCATGCGGAAGCCGCAATGACACCCGAGAATGCGCGTGTTGATGAGTACCTCATACATCCGTTGCTGCGCGCCCGGCGACAGGACCAAGGGCGATTGGATCCTTCGCAGCTCGCAACTCTTTGTCTTCATCGGTTCCCCGCAGTGCAGGTATTGACCGCCGAACTGCAGGACGCCTTGAGGGGCACCCGGACGGTTCAGGACTGCTGCAACGCGCCGAACGGAAGCAACGTGCTCATACGAGTACCTACAAACATGGCACTCATACGCAACGTCCACCATGTTGGGTGCCGGCGGATAGTGGGACTGGATGGAGTTCACCAGAAGATGCTGATCTGTATTGCAGCGCGAGCACCAGAGGGGTTCATCGGGTGGCGGATGTGCTTCGTCCGGGACTCTGGACGCTGGCTGAGCCGGCATGGGTTTGTACCTCTGCATCAAAAAGTGAGGGACGCCCGTCTGCATGAGCTCAATAGCCTGGGCCCGTGATCCGGACCATGTGTCGATTGTGCACATAGGTGCACCGCAGATGCAAGGATTCTGTTTTCCGTTGTCCAAAGGGTGACGAGTTGGTGTGAGGCGAACGTAAAATAAGGCATGGACGAAATGAGCGTGGATTTTGCGGTGCCTGATGCTGTCTCTGCGCCCGACGATACTTCGGTGCCTGAGCAGCTGCAGGATCTGGTGATAGACAGCGAAGATGTGGGCGGGTTCCTGCATGAGCTCGCGGTCTTTTCGGCATCCGCGGTGTCACAGGCCGTGGGCTTGGACGTGCTCTGCGGCATCACCCTCAGCCGTCGCCATCGCACCGCCACAGTGGCGGGAAGCAACCACGAGGCCAGGCTGATCGATGAGGTTCAGCAGGCGTACGGTGATGGTCCGTGCTTGGAGGCCATGCGCAGCCGCGTAACGCAGCATGTTGCTGACACCTCCACGGAACAGAGGTGGTCCGAGTACTGCTCAGTCATTGCCGAGCGGGGACATCTGTCCGCTCTCTGCGTTCCCTTGGAACTGGATGAGGGTGCAACGGCGGCGCTTAACTTCTTCGCGCCGCAGGCCAACGCCTTCGATGAAGCAACCATCCGGAATTGCGAACTCTATGCAAGCCAGGCCGAGCGATCGCTGAGACTGGCCGTCCGGATTGGCGTCAAGCAGCAGCACGCTGAGGACCTCCAGGATGCCATGCGGACGCGAACGGTGATCGACTTGGCAAGTGGAATCATCATGGGCCAAAACCGCTGCACGCAGGAGGAAGCGTTCCAGATCCTGAAGAAAGCGTCCAGCACCCGCAACCAGAAGCTGCGGGACGTCGCGGAATCCCTCGTCAAGAGTGTGGCCAGGGAAGCTCCCGTGGCCCATTTCGAGGCCTAGTGCGCTCCCGCTAGCGGATTGGCAGCAGTCTCATCTCTTGTGACGGCTGCCACTGGTGAACTACATTCATACATGGGTTAAGCAGATAGCCCTTGGAGCCTCATGAGTTGGAGCCATCCGCGATGGTCCAAGAACTGCACCTTTTTAGCCGTGGCCCCTTTCGGCCGGCTCACAGCGTGCCTCCATGCAGGCTCCTTGAAGGAGCACAAGGAGAATGGCAATGACGCTTGGATCCCCAATTCCCGCCCCGCAGCCTGCAAGCCGACGGGCACCTGCAACAGTTGATACCGGAGCACGCCCGTGGTGCACCGTTTGCAATACTGATTCCTACGTTTTCGTAGAGACGGTTGTGGAAGCAACACCGAATCAGTCGGAGATCGTCGAAGTCAGCTACACCTGTAGCGAATGCGATACGTTCTACGCCCACGCAGTCCGCCTGGACGCGCTGGTTCCCGCCATCCAAAGTGAATTTCTTTCCACTTCAGCAGCCGGGCTCTGGTTCAGCTGCACCCACTGCGGCGATCCCATGACCCTGGGGCGCCCCACGGAGCGCGTCATCGAGGCGCCCCGGACCACTGACGATCCGGAGAGCCCCAGCCTGCTTGAGGTGTACCTGCAAACGCAGGTGCTCCATTGCCGTTGCGGTTTTCAAATGGAGGTTCCGCGCCACGTTGGCTAACCGCCGTCTCTAAAAAACTAACGGTTGGGAGGGGGGTTATGCGTACCTTTGGCGTCGAAGAAGAATTGCTGATCGCAGATCCTGAGGACGGGTTGCCCTTGGCTCTGGCCTCCGGACTCCTGGCTGTGGCCGCCCCCTCCCACGCGGAATGGGATGCCGGCGGTGGGCCGTCGCTGAAGTCCGAGTTCAAGCAGGAACAGATTGAGGTTAACTCGCTCCCGTGCCGGACCGCCCAGGAGTTGCGGGCTCAAATCCGTTCAGGGCGGGCGTTGGCCGACTCTGCAGCCCGGGCGGTGGGAGCACGCGTTGCTGCGCTGGCCACGCCTCCGGTGTTTCACGCGACCCCCACCACCGGAAACCAGCGCTACGCCACCATGGGCAAGGAATTCGGCCTGATTTCCCGCGAGCAACTCACCTGCGGCTTCCACATCCACGTGTCCATCGAGTCGCCGGACGAGGGCGTAGCCGTGCTGGACCGGATGCGGCACTGGCTGCCGGTCCTCCTGGCCCTCAGCGCGAATTCACCCTACTGGATGGGTGCTGACACGGGGTTCGCCAGTTACCGCACGCAGATCTGGAACAGGTGGCCCACCGCAGGTCCCATGGATGTTTTCGGCTCAGCTGCCGGATACCGGGCGGTACTTGCGGAACTGCTGGGCACAGGAGTTCCGCTGGACGAGGGAATGATCTATTTCGACGCGCGCCTGTCCAGAGGGCACCCCACCGTGGAACTCCGGATCGCCGATGTCTGCCTCTACGCCGAGGATGCGCTCACTATCGCGCTCCTCGCCCGTGCCTTGGTGGAAACGTCGGCGGGCGAATGGCGCAAGGGCGGACCGCCGTCGAGCACTTTGACTCCGGTGATCCGCATGGCCAACTGGAAAGCCAGCCGTTTTGGCGTCAACAACCAGCTGCTGCATCTGCTGGAGCAGGCCCCTTATGCTGCCGCGGACGTGGCGGGTGCCCTGCTTCGGCACATCCGTGGCGCCCTGACGGCATCCGGGGACCTGGCGCTCGCGCGGACAGGGGTGGCGAACATCCTCCGGCGAGGGACCGGCGAACGGCTGCAGCGACAGGCCTACGGCCAGCGGCGGCGACTGTCCGACGTCGTCTCCGCCGCCATTGCCTCCACCCACAATTACGGTGAGCGATCCGACGCCGGCCTCTTAAGTCGCTAAGAAGTACGACGACGGCGGAGGTCACCTCGAGCGCTGGAGACGCCCCACCGGGGTGACCTCCCGCCGTCGCGCTTGATGATCAGCCCTGGTTGATGCGGATCATGTTGCCGGAAGGGTCACGGAAAGCGCAGTCGCGGGGACCCCATGGCTGGTCGATCGGTTCCTGGAGTACTTCGGCGCCGGATGCACGAAGCTTTTCGAAGGTGGCGTCAAGATCATCGGTGGTGAAAACCAGCATGGGCATGACGCCCTTGGTAAGCAGCTCCTGGATGGCGTCGCCGTCCGCCTGTGAGCGGCCGGCGTGCGGCGGGGAAAGGACCAGTTCAAGATCAGGCTGGGCGTCGCTGCCGAGCGTGACCCAGCGCTGACCGTCCGAGCCGACGTCGTTCCGGACCTCGAAACCGAGGGCATCCCGGTAGAAGGCAAGGGACTCATCAACATCGTTGACAGTGACGTGTGCGTATTTCAATGAAATGTTCATGAATCACACGCTATGGCAGCTACGATGCGGGCGCTTCTTCAATCCTGCTCATGTTCTTGCTGCCGCTTCTTTCAGGACGCGTGTGCTGCTTGGCAATACAGCTGGGCATGGCCTTGACGGCATGGTGCTCACGGGCACGGTATTCACTGGGGTTCATGCCGACGATCTCCGTGAAGCGCGTGCTGAAGGAGCCCAGCGATGTACAACCGACTTCCATGCAGGCGTCGGTGACCGAAGTTCCCGCCCGGAGCAGGGCCATAGCCCGTTCGATCCGTCTGGTCATGAGGTAGTTGTACGGCGATTCTCCGTAGGCGGCCTTGAACTGGCGTGAGAAATGCGCGGGGGACATCAGGGCGCCGGCGGCCATGGTGGGCACGTCCAGGGGACGCGCGTATTCGCGGTCAATGAAGTCGCGGGCGCGCCGCAGATGGGCCAGGTTGGCCAGTTCCTGCGGAGTCATGGGCACAGTCTACGGAGTCTTGGGCACGGTCCACTAGGCTCGTGCCCATGGAATCAGTGGTGTGGTCAAAGCCCGGGAACCAGCGCAAGGGCACGCCTCTGCTGGTGATGATGCACGGTTATGGGACCAGCGAGCAGCGGATGGTAAACCTCTTTCCGAACCTCCCCGGCGAGTTCACCTGCGCAGCGCTGCGAGGTCCCAAGGTCATCGGCGACGATTATGGCTGGTTCCTGCTTGACTATTTCCTCACCAACGACTTCGCGGATGTTATGGCGTCCACCAATGCGGTGTTCAACTGGATCAATTCGGTCAAGGACAATCACAGCAGCGTCAGCCTGCTGGGCTATTCGCAGGGCATGGCCATGGCCAGCACCCTCCTCCGCCTGCGGCCCAGCGCTTTTAAGGCCACCGTCGGCCTGTCCGGGTTCGTGCTGGACAACGATCTCCTGGCCTTGAGTGAGTCCTTCGATGTTCCGCCTCCGTTCTTCTGGGGGCGGGACAAGGCCGATCCCGTGATCAATGAGGATGCCATAGCCCACACCGAGGAGTGGCTGAACGCCAATGTAGCCCTGACGGCCCGCACCTACCCCGGGATGGGGCACAGGATCGAACCGCCGGAACTGGTGGATGTGAGCGCGTTCCTGAAGTACTACGTTCTGGACGGCGACAAGTAACGGGCGCGAGCCCCGCATGAGGGCCGGCACACCGGATTAGAAGGCATGAAGCCTCCGGAATCAAGCTTCCGGTGAGATTCGCGTCACAATTTCGCATTCGAGCGCACTCTATTGAATGACAAAATTGTAAGCGCTTACACTTTTGGCTGGTGACCCGGCTCGGGGCATACGCCAAGACGTCAGGCGAGGATGGAAAGGGTTGAGGCCGTGTTGCATGGTTAGGACTCACAGGGTGACAATCCAGGACGTTGCCGTCTTGTCCGGATTGTCCATTTGCACGGTGTCGCGGGCTCTCAGGAATCTCCCCAATGTTTCTGAAAAAGCACAACGACACGTGGCGGAAGCCGCCAGCAAACTTGGCTACAAAGCCTCAGCCGCAGCGTCCAGGCTCGCCGGTGGAAGCACGGGATCGGTGGCAATCGTCGCCCCGACAGCCACGGCCTGGTTTTTCGCCCAGGCTGTGGAAGCCGCCGAGGAAGTCTTCGGAGACAGCGGGTACGACACCGTCCTGATCAGCCTGCGCAACAAAGCCAGCGTGCGGACGCAGTTCTTTGCGGATCTTGGAAACCTCGCGCAAAGAGTGGACGGACTGCTCCTGCTCAACGTTGACCTCGCGCCCCATGAACTGGAAGCGTTGGAGGCCTCCGGGCTCGCAGTTGCCAGCGTGGGCATGCGAAATGTTCCGTGGGACAATGTAGGTATCGATGACGAGCACGCAGCCTGGCAGGCTACCCAACACCTGCTGGGGCTGGGCCATTGGGACTTGGCCGTTCTTTCGAGCAATGAACACCCCGTTGTAACTGAGACGCCACGGTTCCGCGGCTTCAGGCGTGCGCTGGATGAACACCACCTCACCGTCCACCCGGACCTTGTGGTGGGAACCGGGCCAAGCATCGACGACGGCAGACGGGCCATGACTGAACTCATGACCCGTGGCGGGAGGCCCACTGCAGTGTTCGCTCACTGTGACGAGGCCGCGTTCGGTGCGCTGATGGCGCTGCGGGAACACGGCCTTTCCGCGCCCAAGAACGTGTCCGTGATCGGCATAGACGATCACCCCATGAGTTGGTTCCTTGGCCTGAGCACTGTGGCGCAACCCGTTGCCGACCAAGGCGCCTTCGCAGCAAACCTGCTGTGCGAACGCCTGCTGAATACTGAATCCCCCCATCAACCCTCCAACCACCTGCTCGATACCAAGCTCATCGAACGCAAGACCACGCGCCACAAGCGCTGAACGGAACAATGCACATGACTGATCTTCGTAATGCTTGGACCGGCGCCTCGGCGCTGTTGTTCGACCTCGACGGCGTGCTGACGCCCACGGCCGTGGTGCACGAACAGGCCTGGCAGGAACTTTTCGATGGCTATCTGGCCAGTAGGGGCCACCCGCAGGGTTACCAGGAGAGCGACTACTTCGATCACATCGATGGCAAGCCCCGCTTTGATGGTGTCCGTGATTTCCTGACGTCCCGCGGGATTGCCCTCCCTGAAGGTCCGGTGAATGACCACCCGGACAACGAAACCGTGCAGGGTTTGGGCAACCGGAAGAATGCCATCTTCAACGAGATCGTGGATTCCCGCGGTGTTGAGCCGTACGAGGGTTCGGTCAAGTTCATCAATGCTGCGGTGGAGCTGGGGCTGAAGGTCGCGGTCGTCTCTTCCTCCCGGAACGCGCCTGCGGTTCTGAAGGCCGCCGGGCTTGACCACCACTTTGAGGTGGTGGTGGACGGTATGGTTGCCGCCGGCGTCGGACTGCCCGGTAAGCCGGACCCGGCCACCTACGTCTATGGGGCGGGTCTGCTGGGCGTGCCTGTGGAGGAATGCATCGTGGTGGAGGATGCAGTATCCGGCGTTCAGGCTGGCGCAGGTGCCAATTTTTATGCCGTGATCGGCGTGGACCGCGGAGCCGGCCGCCAGACCCTGCTGGACGCCGGCGCCACGCTGGTGGTCGACGACCTCAACGATCTTCTCTGACCCTACTTTCTACGAAGGACAACAACTGCCCATGGCACTCATCAGCTCCGACCGGCTTCGCTTCCCCTGCGAGCCCTGGAAGCTCGTGGAAAACATCCACGTCCCCGGTGACGAGGGAACGCTGGAAACGCTGTTTGCGCTTGGCAACGGCCACCTTGGCATCCGTGGCTCACATTCAACAGCGGGCGACGGCGAGCTTCCCGGAACGTTCATTAACGGTTTCCATGAGATCTGGGACATCAAGCACGCCGAGAACGCCTACGGTTTTGCCCGGACGGGCCAGAGGATCGTCTATGTGCCGGACGCCAACAATTTCACCGTATCCATTGATGGCGAGGCCTTGAGCCTGGCCGAATCCACGGTGTTGGACTACCACCGTAGTGTGGACTTTTCCACAGGCGTCTACGAGGAAAGCATCACCTGGGCCTGCCGTTCCGGCGCCACCGTCACCACGGTAGAGCGCCGCGCTGTGGGCTTCGATTCCCGCGGATGTCTTGGCCTGGAGCTGTCGCTGACAGCGGACCGGGACGTGTCTGCGGACATCACCTCCGGCGTCGTGAACCGCCAGGACCAGCCTGTGGAGGACCACTCGGTCCATGACCCGCGCCGCTCCGGCCGGCACGCGGGCCGGGTCCTGCTGCCGCTGCACCTCCAGGGTGCCGACGGCTCACTTCGCCTCGCCTGGGAGACGTCCGAGTCCCGCCAGCGTGTGGCCATGGGCGTGGATCACTGGATCTCCGCTGAAGGCCAGCCTTTTGAGACCTTGGTGGCTGAGGATGACTCCTCTGTCCGCTACGTTTTGGCCATCCACGACGGCGACACGTTCCGTTTGGAGAAGTCGGTCAGCTATGTGGTGGCCGGGTCTTCGGACGCCGAGGACCGCGGCGAAAGCCTCGCGACGGAAGCCGAAGCAAACCTCGTGCCTTTCGCCGACATCCTGGCCCAGAGCAAGGCCCACTATGCCGAGTACTGGACCACGGCCGACGTCTACATTGGGGGACAGCCGGAGATGCAACAGGCCGTGCGCTGGGGCTTGTTCCAGCTGGCGCAGGCCACTGCGCGTGCCGGTGTGGCTGGTATCCCTGCCAAGGGAGTGAGCGGTTCCGGGTACGAGGGCCACTATTTCTGGGACCAGGAAATCTACCTCCTGCCGTATCTGACCTACACCAACCCTTGTGGTGCCAGAAAGGTCCTGGAATCACGTCACGCCATGCTGCCCGACGCCCGGGTGCGGGCCAAGGAGCTCAGTGTGGACGGTGCGCTGTTCCCGTGGCGTACCATCAATGGCCTGGAAGCCAGCGCCTACTACGCAGCCGGAACGGCCCAGTTCCACATTGCTGCTGCCATCGCCTTTGCAGCCAACCGTTACGAGTGGGCCAGCGGAGATGCCACCTTCCGTGGGGAACTGGGCGCTGACCTGCTGATCGAGACGGCCCGCATGTGGGCTTCGCTGGGTTTCTTCGGCAAGGACGGACTGTTCCATATCCATGGCGTTACGGGTCCGGATGAGTACACGGCTGTGGTCAATGACAACCTGTACACCAACGTCATGGCGCGCTTTAACCTTCGGGCTGCAGCTGCGCTGGAAGACGAAGGCGTCAGCGATACCGAGCGTCTGGTGTGGCGGCAGGCGGCCGAGCGGATGTCGCTGCCCTACGATCCGCACCTGCAGTTGCACAGCCAGGACAACGACTTCATGACCCTGGAGCCGTGGGACTGGAACACGCCCAAGTCCAAGTACCCGCTGCTGCTGAATTTCCACCCGTTGGTGATCTACCGGCACCAGGTCCTCAAGCAGGCCGATACGGTGCTGGCGATGTTCCTGCAGTGGCAGGACTTCACGGCTGAGGAGAAGCAACGCGCCTTCGACTTCTACGATCCCATCACAACCGGCGACTCCACCCTGTCCGCTTGTGTGCAGGGCATCATGGCGGCCGAGGTGGGCTACGGTGACGTCGCGTTGCAGCACTTCACCGAGGCACTGTTCATTGATCTGGACAACTCGCACGGCAACACCATCGACGGCGTCCACATCGCCTCCACGGGCGGTATTTGGAGCTCCTTGGTATGCGGCTTCGCTGGTATGCGGGACCAGGGCGAAGTTTTGCGCTTCGATCCCCGCCTGCCTGTGGAGTGGGAAGGCCTGTCCTTCCGGCTTAAGGTGCAGGGACGTTTGTTGGCCGTGGATCTCGCACAGGGTTCCATCGCCCTGACACTTGTATCCGGGGAGGACTACAGCCAGGAGCCACTGCGCATTGACGTGCGGGGG
The sequence above is a segment of the Arthrobacter sp. StoSoilB22 genome. Coding sequences within it:
- a CDS encoding helix-turn-helix transcriptional regulator, yielding MTPQELANLAHLRRARDFIDREYARPLDVPTMAAGALMSPAHFSRQFKAAYGESPYNYLMTRRIERAMALLRAGTSVTDACMEVGCTSLGSFSTRFTEIVGMNPSEYRAREHHAVKAMPSCIAKQHTRPERSGSKNMSRIEEAPAS
- a CDS encoding dienelactone hydrolase family protein, translated to MESVVWSKPGNQRKGTPLLVMMHGYGTSEQRMVNLFPNLPGEFTCAALRGPKVIGDDYGWFLLDYFLTNDFADVMASTNAVFNWINSVKDNHSSVSLLGYSQGMAMASTLLRLRPSAFKATVGLSGFVLDNDLLALSESFDVPPPFFWGRDKADPVINEDAIAHTEEWLNANVALTARTYPGMGHRIEPPELVDVSAFLKYYVLDGDK
- a CDS encoding glycosyl hydrolase family 65 protein yields the protein MALISSDRLRFPCEPWKLVENIHVPGDEGTLETLFALGNGHLGIRGSHSTAGDGELPGTFINGFHEIWDIKHAENAYGFARTGQRIVYVPDANNFTVSIDGEALSLAESTVLDYHRSVDFSTGVYEESITWACRSGATVTTVERRAVGFDSRGCLGLELSLTADRDVSADITSGVVNRQDQPVEDHSVHDPRRSGRHAGRVLLPLHLQGADGSLRLAWETSESRQRVAMGVDHWISAEGQPFETLVAEDDSSVRYVLAIHDGDTFRLEKSVSYVVAGSSDAEDRGESLATEAEANLVPFADILAQSKAHYAEYWTTADVYIGGQPEMQQAVRWGLFQLAQATARAGVAGIPAKGVSGSGYEGHYFWDQEIYLLPYLTYTNPCGARKVLESRHAMLPDARVRAKELSVDGALFPWRTINGLEASAYYAAGTAQFHIAAAIAFAANRYEWASGDATFRGELGADLLIETARMWASLGFFGKDGLFHIHGVTGPDEYTAVVNDNLYTNVMARFNLRAAAALEDEGVSDTERLVWRQAAERMSLPYDPHLQLHSQDNDFMTLEPWDWNTPKSKYPLLLNFHPLVIYRHQVLKQADTVLAMFLQWQDFTAEEKQRAFDFYDPITTGDSTLSACVQGIMAAEVGYGDVALQHFTEALFIDLDNSHGNTIDGVHIASTGGIWSSLVCGFAGMRDQGEVLRFDPRLPVEWEGLSFRLKVQGRLLAVDLAQGSIALTLVSGEDYSQEPLRIDVRGDNVTVGADTVTVPLDTVPVPPPSIFPSVFPTAGLPIIR
- a CDS encoding VOC family protein — protein: MNISLKYAHVTVNDVDESLAFYRDALGFEVRNDVGSDGQRWVTLGSDAQPDLELVLSPPHAGRSQADGDAIQELLTKGVMPMLVFTTDDLDATFEKLRASGAEVLQEPIDQPWGPRDCAFRDPSGNMIRINQG
- a CDS encoding GAF and ANTAR domain-containing protein, whose translation is MDEMSVDFAVPDAVSAPDDTSVPEQLQDLVIDSEDVGGFLHELAVFSASAVSQAVGLDVLCGITLSRRHRTATVAGSNHEARLIDEVQQAYGDGPCLEAMRSRVTQHVADTSTEQRWSEYCSVIAERGHLSALCVPLELDEGATAALNFFAPQANAFDEATIRNCELYASQAERSLRLAVRIGVKQQHAEDLQDAMRTRTVIDLASGIIMGQNRCTQEEAFQILKKASSTRNQKLRDVAESLVKSVAREAPVAHFEA
- a CDS encoding HAD-IA family hydrolase, whose product is MHMTDLRNAWTGASALLFDLDGVLTPTAVVHEQAWQELFDGYLASRGHPQGYQESDYFDHIDGKPRFDGVRDFLTSRGIALPEGPVNDHPDNETVQGLGNRKNAIFNEIVDSRGVEPYEGSVKFINAAVELGLKVAVVSSSRNAPAVLKAAGLDHHFEVVVDGMVAAGVGLPGKPDPATYVYGAGLLGVPVEECIVVEDAVSGVQAGAGANFYAVIGVDRGAGRQTLLDAGATLVVDDLNDLL
- a CDS encoding LacI family DNA-binding transcriptional regulator; the protein is MTIQDVAVLSGLSICTVSRALRNLPNVSEKAQRHVAEAASKLGYKASAAASRLAGGSTGSVAIVAPTATAWFFAQAVEAAEEVFGDSGYDTVLISLRNKASVRTQFFADLGNLAQRVDGLLLLNVDLAPHELEALEASGLAVASVGMRNVPWDNVGIDDEHAAWQATQHLLGLGHWDLAVLSSNEHPVVTETPRFRGFRRALDEHHLTVHPDLVVGTGPSIDDGRRAMTELMTRGGRPTAVFAHCDEAAFGALMALREHGLSAPKNVSVIGIDDHPMSWFLGLSTVAQPVADQGAFAANLLCERLLNTESPHQPSNHLLDTKLIERKTTRHKR
- a CDS encoding glutamate--cysteine ligase; this encodes MRTFGVEEELLIADPEDGLPLALASGLLAVAAPSHAEWDAGGGPSLKSEFKQEQIEVNSLPCRTAQELRAQIRSGRALADSAARAVGARVAALATPPVFHATPTTGNQRYATMGKEFGLISREQLTCGFHIHVSIESPDEGVAVLDRMRHWLPVLLALSANSPYWMGADTGFASYRTQIWNRWPTAGPMDVFGSAAGYRAVLAELLGTGVPLDEGMIYFDARLSRGHPTVELRIADVCLYAEDALTIALLARALVETSAGEWRKGGPPSSTLTPVIRMANWKASRFGVNNQLLHLLEQAPYAAADVAGALLRHIRGALTASGDLALARTGVANILRRGTGERLQRQAYGQRRRLSDVVSAAIASTHNYGERSDAGLLSR